One region of Primulina tabacum isolate GXHZ01 chromosome 1, ASM2559414v2, whole genome shotgun sequence genomic DNA includes:
- the LOC142518751 gene encoding uncharacterized protein LOC142518751, with translation MAIQLENLVESIKSKVRSLKKLKKPYVKMDKSASVKVEIRSRKARKIIEKTLKSADRPGKPSYFA, from the coding sequence ATGGCGATTCAGCTGGAGAATCTGGTGGAATCTATAAAGTCCAAGGTCCGATCGTTGAAGAAATTGAAGAAGCCTTATGTAAAGATGGACAAGAGCGCGAGCGTTAAGGTCGAGATCCGAAGCCGGAAAGCTCGGAAGATCATTGAGAAAACCCTCAAATCCGCCGATCGCCCCGGCAAGCCTTCTTACTTCgcttga
- the LOC142508329 gene encoding uncharacterized protein LOC142508329: MANITKLEFEALDLTGKNYLSWILDAEVHLISMNLGDTIKEGNEMSQQDRAKALIFLRHHLNDVLKVEYLNVKEPRELWKNLKERFDHQRTVILPRARYEWMHLRLQDFKSVSDYNSALFKTSSTLILCGEKVTDQDMLEKTFSTFHASNVLLQQQYRERGFQRYSELISCLLVAEQNNELLMKNHQMRPTGFTPFPEANGTTFPEEYEIAFPEANANSTQNHNNGRGRGRGHGRGRGRGQRRYYQQQNEKKHKTSHQQWNSNNEEAKEKSSKVYEEKCYRYGMEGHWSRTCRTAKHLLDLYQKSIKKNGKMEINFVDNDDPIDITHLDVSDFFANPDGNTDNLIGGGVLENNK, encoded by the coding sequence ATGGCGAACATCACCAAACTTGAATTTGAAGCACTTGACTTGActggaaaaaattatttatcatggaTTTTGGATGCCGAGGTTCACCTTATCTCTATGAATTTAGGAGATACAATAAAAGAAGGAAATGAAATGTCCCAGCAGGACCGTGCAAAGGCACTTATTTTTCTCCGTCATCACCTCAATGATGTGTTGAAAGTCGAATATCTCAATGTGAAAGAGCCACGAGAGCTTTGGAAAAAtctaaaagaaagatttgaccATCAACGAACTGTAATTCTCCCAAGAGCCCGATATGAATGGATGCACCTACGGTTACAAGATTTTAAGTCCGTAAGTGACTATAACTCTGCATTATTCAAGACTAGTTCCACACTGATACTTTGTGGAGAGAAAGTCACTGATCAAGACATGTTAGAAAAAAcattctccacttttcatgcaTCAAACGTGCTCCTGCAGCAGCAATATCGTGAACGTGGATTTCAAAGGTACTCTGAACTCATCTCATGCTTATTAGTTGCTGAACAAAACAATGAGCTGCTCATGAAAAATCACCAAATGCGCCCAACTGGATTCACACCATTTCCTGAAGCAAATGGAACTACATTTCCTGAAGAATATGAAATTGCATTTCCTGAAGCGAATGCTAATtccactcaaaatcataacaatggacgtggacgtggacgtgggcATGGGCGTGGGCGTGGGCGTGGCCAAAGAAGATACTATCAGCAACAAAATGAAAAGAAACATAAAACAAGCCACCAGCAGTGGAATTCCAATAATGAAGAAGCAAAGGAGAAGAGTTCCAAAGTATATGAAGAAAAATGTTATAGATATGGAATGGAAGGGCATTGGTCTCGTACCTGTCGTACGGCAAAACATCTTCTGGATCTATATCAAAAATCAATCAAGAAAAATGGAAAAATGGAGATAAATTTTGTGGACAATGATGATCCAATTGATATAACTCACTTGGACGTCTCTGATTTCTTTGCTAATCCAGATGGAAATACAGATAATTTGATTGGTGGTGGTGTGTTAGAAAATAATAAGTAA
- the LOC142508361 gene encoding secreted RxLR effector protein 161-like, whose protein sequence is MDKAHPLASPMFVRSLDANKDPFRPPENGKKIVGPEVPYLRAIDALSYLANCTRSDISFSVNLLARYNSCPTRRHWNGVKHIFRYLRGTIDMGLFYSTKSKSLLVGYADAGYLSDPHKAKSQTGYVFTRGDTAISWKSVKQSLTATSSNHSEIIAMNEASRECVWLRSMTQHIQESCGLPTVKDDPTVIFEDNTACIAQLKGGYIKGDRTKHISPKFFYTHELQENGDIDVHQIRSSDNVADLFTKALPISTTFKKLVHKIGMHQLKNLR, encoded by the coding sequence ATGGACAAGGCACACCCATTAGCATCACCAATGTTTGTTCGATCACTTGATGCTAACAAAGATCCTTTTCGACCACctgaaaatggaaaaaaaatcgttggtccagaagtaccatatctacgTGCCATTGATGCATTGTCATATCTCGCAAATTGTACTCGCTCAGATATATCATTTTCTGTTAATCTTTTAGCGAGATATAACTCATGTCCAACCCGAAGACATTGGAATGGTGTAAAACACATATTTCGTTACCTTCGGGGTACAATTGATATGGGATTATTTTATTCGACAAAATCAAAATCTCTTTTAGTCGGATATGCAGATGCAGGATATCTTTCTGATCCACATAAAGCTAAATCCCAGacaggttatgtgtttacaAGAGGAGACACTGCTATATCATGGAAGTCGGTGAAGCAATCCTTAACAGCGACGTCTTCAAATCACTCTGAGATCATTGCAATGAATGAAGCAAGTCGGGAGTGTGTGTGGTTGAGATCTATGACACAACATATTCAAGAATCATGTGGActcccaacagtcaaagatgaCCCAACAGTAATATTCGAAGATAATACTGCTTGCATTGCGCAGTTAAAAGGAGGTTACATCAAAGGTGATAGAACAAAGCATATTTCACCGAAGTTTTTCTATACACATGAGCTTCAAGAAAATGGTGATATTGACGTCCATCAAATTCGCTCAAGCGACAATGTAGCTGACTTATTTACAAAGGCATTACCAATTTCAACAACATTCAAGAAATTGGTGCACAAGATAGGGATGCATCAGTTGAAGAATCTCAGATGA